The Vibrio tubiashii genome includes a window with the following:
- a CDS encoding VOC family protein translates to MEPRVSIITLGVQDLELSYQFYSKLGFPSSKNPEEGIIFFKTGGVCLALYPLDALAKDISPEMAVVKEGFSGVTLAHNTRSKQEVDDVLALAVSAGAKLEKPAQDVFWGGYSGYFSDPDGYLWEVAYADFWQFNSDGSLVIE, encoded by the coding sequence CAGGATTTAGAGCTCTCATATCAGTTTTACTCCAAGCTAGGCTTTCCCTCTTCCAAAAATCCTGAAGAGGGGATCATCTTTTTTAAAACGGGTGGCGTGTGTTTAGCCTTGTATCCGTTAGATGCATTAGCAAAAGATATTTCGCCTGAAATGGCGGTTGTCAAAGAGGGCTTTAGTGGGGTGACGCTCGCACACAATACCCGTTCAAAGCAGGAAGTGGATGACGTGTTAGCGCTTGCGGTCAGTGCAGGAGCTAAGCTAGAAAAACCAGCGCAGGATGTGTTCTGGGGTGGCTATAGCGGTTATTTCTCTGATCCAGATGGTTATTTATGGGAAGTGGCCTACGCCGATTTTTGGCAGTTCAACTCAGATGGCTCACTGGTTATTGAATAG
- the gloA2 gene encoding SMU1112c/YaeR family gloxylase I-like metalloprotein produces MELKRIHHVAVICSDYEVSKRFYTQVLNLTVIAENYRAERNSYKLDLALPDGGQIELFSFPNPPARPTSPEAQGLRHLAFSVDSVEQYAAYLMSRDVEVEPIRIDEFTGKPFTFFKDPDGLPLELYQG; encoded by the coding sequence GTGGAACTCAAAAGAATACATCATGTTGCGGTTATTTGTTCTGATTATGAGGTTTCAAAGCGTTTCTACACCCAAGTTCTCAACTTGACCGTCATTGCTGAAAATTACCGCGCCGAACGGAATTCCTACAAACTTGACCTTGCTTTGCCTGATGGGGGGCAGATTGAATTGTTCTCTTTTCCTAACCCGCCAGCAAGGCCAACCAGTCCTGAAGCACAGGGTTTAAGGCACTTGGCATTTAGCGTTGATTCTGTAGAGCAGTACGCCGCTTATTTGATGAGCCGCGATGTGGAAGTTGAGCCGATTCGAATTGATGAGTTTACTGGTAAGCCGTTTACCTTTTTCAAAGATCCTGACGGCTTACCGTTAGAGCTCTATCAAGGTTAG
- a CDS encoding Cof-type HAD-IIB family hydrolase: MPTPDIKFVATDMDGTLLDESSQLNPEFFNLYQQLEEKGIIFAAASGRQYYSLMETFSPINDRMMFIAENGTLVMHKGEELYSCEIDKPSIKSIIEAARGISGAQIVLCGKHSAYIETQDPQALEEFAKYYHKCQYVDDLLEVEDDFIKVAICHFDGTEELVFPTFDQAFGQTHQVVVSAKIWLDVMNAEASKGAAIEHLQNTLNFTHEQTMSFGDYLNDLEMLKASYHSYAMDNAHPKIKEIARFQAPSNREAGVFTVIKRELLS; encoded by the coding sequence ATGCCGACACCTGATATAAAGTTCGTAGCCACCGATATGGATGGCACGCTTCTCGATGAAAGTAGCCAACTCAATCCAGAGTTTTTTAATCTATACCAGCAATTAGAAGAGAAAGGCATTATCTTCGCTGCGGCCTCTGGGCGACAGTACTACAGCCTAATGGAGACCTTCTCACCAATTAATGATCGCATGATGTTCATCGCTGAAAACGGCACATTGGTGATGCACAAAGGTGAAGAATTGTATAGCTGCGAGATCGACAAACCTTCAATCAAATCAATCATTGAGGCAGCTAGAGGTATTTCTGGCGCGCAAATTGTTCTATGTGGCAAACATTCTGCGTATATCGAAACGCAAGATCCGCAAGCGCTTGAGGAGTTCGCCAAGTATTACCACAAGTGCCAGTATGTAGATGATTTGCTTGAGGTAGAAGATGACTTCATCAAGGTCGCCATCTGCCACTTTGACGGCACAGAAGAGTTGGTGTTCCCTACTTTCGACCAAGCGTTTGGTCAGACGCACCAGGTAGTCGTGAGTGCCAAAATCTGGCTCGACGTGATGAACGCTGAAGCCTCGAAGGGTGCAGCAATCGAACACCTACAAAACACGCTCAATTTTACCCACGAGCAAACCATGAGTTTTGGTGACTATCTCAATGATTTAGAGATGCTTAAGGCGAGCTATCATTCATACGCAATGGATAATGCTCACCCTAAGATTAAAGAGATTGCACGCTTTCAGGCGCCAAGCAATCGTGAGGCTGGTGTGTTTACCGTCATTAAACGTGAACTACTAAGCTAA
- a CDS encoding HDOD domain-containing protein, with product MKLLLVDDERMILNGLKRALFGTGWKIFTAEGGEEALQFLEEHEVDLIISDMLMPKMNGAELLEEVSKRHPGIIRASLSGYSDPDVTIKGGFFAHQAFMKPCDPSVIKAEVQRIEEILELFPDRVIQNAIGTITSLPVAPKLFFDVKRTLMDPNASMHDVAKLISEEPAMCAKIIQISNNAIFRGRKEIKSISEAITRLGGQVVTNIIAMLEVYSVSMNEPSKPLEKIQSHSLKVAKLASTLVEPDLKDTTFLVGILHRIGEYVRMKIAPDLMSAFLNPRTKGNDKSHLEHYLFKTKSEQLGGYLLHFWGFPLPIIEGVLNHDDPEKLMESDFSPACAVYIANSILSGKAVNEEFAAHFDLESTLAVLEQNHQI from the coding sequence ATGAAGCTGCTGCTAGTTGATGATGAACGCATGATCCTGAACGGATTAAAGCGAGCCCTTTTTGGAACTGGATGGAAGATATTTACCGCAGAAGGCGGTGAAGAGGCTTTGCAGTTTCTGGAAGAGCATGAGGTCGATTTAATTATCTCAGACATGCTTATGCCGAAGATGAACGGTGCTGAACTACTTGAAGAGGTCAGTAAAAGGCACCCAGGTATTATACGTGCATCATTGTCCGGCTATTCGGATCCAGATGTCACGATAAAAGGCGGTTTTTTCGCCCACCAAGCTTTTATGAAACCTTGCGATCCAAGTGTCATCAAGGCAGAAGTCCAGCGTATTGAAGAGATTCTTGAGTTATTCCCTGATCGAGTGATTCAAAATGCAATTGGTACGATTACATCGCTGCCAGTAGCGCCCAAGCTGTTCTTTGATGTTAAGCGTACCTTAATGGATCCCAACGCCTCGATGCATGATGTGGCAAAACTCATCAGTGAAGAGCCTGCCATGTGCGCCAAAATCATACAGATCTCTAACAATGCCATCTTTAGAGGGCGCAAAGAAATTAAGAGTATTTCTGAAGCCATCACGCGTTTGGGTGGCCAAGTGGTTACCAATATTATTGCCATGCTTGAGGTCTATTCGGTTTCCATGAATGAACCTAGTAAGCCATTGGAAAAAATCCAATCACACAGTCTTAAAGTCGCAAAGCTCGCCTCAACCTTAGTTGAACCTGACCTCAAGGATACGACTTTTCTTGTGGGTATTCTTCACCGTATTGGTGAGTACGTCAGAATGAAAATTGCCCCTGATCTAATGAGCGCGTTTCTAAACCCTAGAACCAAAGGCAACGATAAATCGCACTTAGAACACTACCTATTTAAAACCAAATCAGAGCAGCTTGGGGGATATCTACTGCACTTTTGGGGCTTTCCTTTGCCCATCATTGAAGGGGTCTTAAACCATGATGACCCAGAAAAATTGATGGAGTCTGATTTTAGCCCAGCCTGTGCGGTGTATATCGCCAACTCTATTTTGAGTGGCAAAGCCGTAAATGAGGAGTTTGCTGCCCACTTTGATTTAGAGAGCACCCTTGCCGTTTTAGAGCAGAATCATCAGATTTAA